In the Streptomyces sp. 3214.6 genome, AGCGAGGTGCGGCGCAGTTTGGAGAACGCGGGACCCACGGCGTCCAGCAGCTCCTCGGCCGTCTGCGGCTCGTTCGTCGTCATGCACCCATCGTAATGTCCATGAGATTCGGAAGGCATGTGTTGACGTGAAATTACGTGCATGCAAACATGCATATGTTTACGAGCACACTTCGCGAACCTCTGGGAGCTTCCATGACCATCCTCATCACCGGCGCCCGCGGCAAGGTCGGCCAGGCCGTCGTCAACCGCCTGCACGCCGTCGGCCTGCCCGTCCGCGCCGCCAGCGCCAAGCCCGCCGAGCTGGCCGCCCCGACCGGCGTCGAGGTCGCCGAAGTCGACCTCAGCCGGTCCGAGACCTTCCCGGCCGCGCTCGACGGCGTGCGCCAGGTCTTCCTCTATCCACAACCCGACGGCATCGACGCCTTCGTCGAGACCGCACGGGCCGCCGGCGTCGAGCACGTCGTCCTGCTGTCCTCCTCCTCGGTCCTGGCCCCCGATGCCGAGACCGACCCGCTGGCCTCGCACAGCCTCCACGTCGAGCGCGCCCTGACCGCCTCCGGCCTGCCCTGCACCTTGCTGCGCCCGGACGCCTTCGCCAGCAACGCCCTCGGCTGGTCCTACTTCATCGGGCACGACCTGCCGATCCAGCTCGCCTACCCCGAGGCGCACATCGCGCCCATCCACCCCGAGGACATCGCCGACATCGCCGTCGAAGCCCTGACCGACACCGCCCTCCGCGGGCGCGCGCTCACCCTCACCGGCTGCCAATCCCTCACCTTCCGCGAGCAGATCGTCGTCCTGTCCGAGGTCCTCGACCGCGACATACGCGTCGAGACGATCACCCACGAGCAGGCCGAGCAGCAGATGAGCCGTTTCATGCCGGCCCCGATGGCCGGCTCCCTGCTCGCCCTCTGGGCCGCCGCGTCCGCAGGTCCCGCCCCCATCGCCGATACCACCCGAACCCTGCTCGGCACGCCCGCGCGCACCTTCCGGCAATGGGCGACCGAGAACGCCGCCGCGTTCACCGCGTTCACCGCACGCTGACTGCCGCCGCTCCCGCGCCCTGCTCGGCCCAGCCGACTTCACTGAAGGACCATCGCCATGAAGCCCATCACCATGAAGCCCATCGGCTACTGGCTCAACCGCACCGACAAGGCCCTCACCCGCTACATGAACGGCATGCTCGACGAATTCGGCCTCACCCGGACCGCCTGGCAGGTCCTCAACGTCATCCGCGACACGCCCGACGCCGCCGACACCGACGTCCACACGGCCCTCGCACCCAACGCCGACCTCTGCACCCTGACCGCCGCGATCGACACCGTTCTCGCTGACGACTGGGCCACCCGCCCCGCACCTGGCCGACTGGAGCTCACCGCGAACGGCCGCCGGCGCCTCGTCGCCGTCGAGGACCGGATCAGCGCCTTCCGCGAACTGTCCATGACCGGCATCACCGCGGAGGAGTACCGCACCGCCGTCAGCGTCCTCGCATGCATGACTCACAACCTCGAAACCCGCTGAAAATGATCAAGGTGTGGTCATGGAAGATCACCCGGCGTCATGTTTGGCATGCCGACCGAGGGTGTTCAGCCAGGTGGTTTGTACGGTCTTCCACTCCCCTGTGCAGCCGCGCGCTCGGTCTGTGGGGAGTGCGTGCGTGTCGACCAGGCTCCGGTGACGTGCCGGGGCGGCTCCGTAGACGTAGCAGAGGTGGTTGACGGCGCGTTGGTGGTCCGTGGAGTGTTCGTCCGCCCGGCCGTCGTCGACGTTTTCGTAGGTGATCGCGGACAGTCGCCATGTCTCGGCGGCGGCGAGCAGTCTGTCCTCTCCCCGCACGCCCTGGCGGAGCAGCATGAGGGCGGCGAACTGGTCGGCGAAGTCCTCTTCCCGGCCGCTCCCCTTGAGGTCGAGGGCGTCGAGGACGGCATGTGCGCTCTCGTGGAACAGGGTTTCCAGCATGACGGCGGACAGGGTGTCCTCGGAGAGCGGTTGTCCGGCTTCCTGATACAGGTCCCGTGTTTCGGAGATCTCGTCGTAACAGACCTCCACACGACGGGTGTCGGGGTCGTAGGCGGATCCCTCACCGTTGCAGGACCGCACGACCATCGCGACCGGTGGACTCACGTCGACGAGAGCGGTGACGCTCCGCGCGGCTTCCTCCGGCAGTTTCCGTTTCCGGAGGAACTCGGCGTCGGCCGCGTCCGAACTCGACGGCTGGGCATAGCGGATGCTGAAGCTCGCCCCACCGGTGCTCGGGCGCTCGGCCGGCGTGGTCGTCTGGCATGCGGTGGTGAAGGCGAGGAGCAGGGGCAGTGTCGCGGCCTGCAGAGCGGTATGGCCTCGGCCTCGACGCTTTCCGAGGGCCTTCATGCTCACGTTCTCTTTCCTGCGTGTCGACTTCGGCATCATGCTCATCTTCGCCGAGTGTGTCGTGAACGCGTCTGGAACCGGCCTCCGTCAACCCTGCCCGTTACCCCTGCCCGCCCAGGAACACCGGGTTCGTGAACGCCGCCAACGCGCCAGGCAGGGGAGCCGCCGTCGCCTCGTGTCGGACCTCCGCCCGTACGTACGCCGCATACGCAGCCGTCGTACGCCACTCCGCGACACCCGCGCCCGACTCCGGCAACGCGCCGCTCGTGAACAGCACGCCCTGGTCCGTTACGAAGCGGACCGTGCAGCCCGGGGCGCCGGTGACCTCCAGGCGGACGGTCACCGGGGTGTCGGCGGCGACGTTCAGGCGTTCGCCGATGCCCGCGTGTGCGCCCTTGCCGCCCGTCGCCGTGAAGGAGACGGAGATCCTGCTCGACTCGGCCACGTACGACCGTCCCGCCCGGATGCCCTCCTGGATCGCCTCCCGGGTCAGGTCGTCGGCCAGGACCACCGTCTGGGGGAGCCCCACCACGTCCGGATCCCGGTGCGCGTCGCTGTTCCCCATTGCCGGAAGCCAGGAACCCGTACCGCCACCGTCACCGCCGCCCCCGCCCCGCACCGCCGCGACCAGCATCGCGTCCCACTCCGCCAGCGTCACCTCGTCGTCCGGCGTGTAGGGGCCGTTCCACACCTCGACCGCGTCCGTCTCACCGAATCCGAACTTCCAGCCGCACCCGATGCACGTCGCGTGCGGATGCGCCGGCACGACCAGGCCGCCCGCCCGTCGGATCCGGCGGGCGAAGCGGCCGAAGCGGTTGTCGCGGGCCCGGTAGCGCCAGTCCACGAACGTGCCGGGGTCCGTGCCCAGTGCCAGTACGTGGCCGTTTCTCGTCGTGATCTCCTCGCCCAGCATCACCAGCAGGTCGTCGCCCGCCACGTCCGCCCAAGCACCGTGCCCCGCATGCGTGTTGTGCTCCGACGTGTTGACGAAGTCCAGCCCCGCCGCCCGCGCCAGCGCGCCGATCTCGGCCGGGGTGCGGCGGCCGTCGGAGTACCAGGAGTGGAGGTGGCAGTCGCCCCGGTACCAGGCGCGGCCCCGCCCCTTCGCCCGGGAGGAGGGATACGACGGGGCTGCGGCCGCCCCCGGCTCGCCGTACGTCAGCGTCACCGTGATCTCGTACGACAGGCCCTGCGGTGCCACCGTGTAGGGGCCGAGGGCGAGGTGCCAGGTGCCCTTCCGGACCGGGCCGGCGACATACCCGGGCGTCGCCTCGTCCGACCGGATGAAGAACTCGCTGCGGGCGCCCCCGGACCAGCCCCGGAAGCCCTTCCCGCCCAGCCCGGTGCCGCGTTCGTCGAAGACGCCGATGTCGAGCGCGTTGCCGGGCGTGCCGGCCGGGACGGAGGGCCGGTCGTAGGTGTACGCGACCCTGAACTCCTTTACGCCCGACGGGACTTCCACCGGAACGTAGACGAAATCCGGTGATCCGGTGGGGAGGGTGCCCCGGAGGGTGTGGGACTCCTTGGACCCCTCCTCCCGGCCGGCCGCCGCTGCGAAGCTCACGCCTCCCAACGTAAGCGCGGTGGCGGCGCCCGTCACGAAGAGGGCTCGGCGTGCGATGGGGTGGGCGTCCTCACACATGCGGCCCAGTTTCTCCCGGCCGGGTGAACTCCCGTGGACGGCAAGGGAATCGGCGTCCGTCGGGATGTCACGTACACCAGCCGAGTCGCCGTGCCCCCGGGTGATGCCGACCAGTCGGTATGGACACCCGCCCCGTCTCCCGGTACAGATGAGGACGTCACCCGCAGACGCACCCCAGCCACACCAACAGACGCACCCCAGCCAACACCCGTAGAGCACCCCCCCAGCCAACACCCGCCCGCCCAGTAGTC is a window encoding:
- a CDS encoding CehA/McbA family metallohydrolase gives rise to the protein MCEDAHPIARRALFVTGAATALTLGGVSFAAAAGREEGSKESHTLRGTLPTGSPDFVYVPVEVPSGVKEFRVAYTYDRPSVPAGTPGNALDIGVFDERGTGLGGKGFRGWSGGARSEFFIRSDEATPGYVAGPVRKGTWHLALGPYTVAPQGLSYEITVTLTYGEPGAAAAPSYPSSRAKGRGRAWYRGDCHLHSWYSDGRRTPAEIGALARAAGLDFVNTSEHNTHAGHGAWADVAGDDLLVMLGEEITTRNGHVLALGTDPGTFVDWRYRARDNRFGRFARRIRRAGGLVVPAHPHATCIGCGWKFGFGETDAVEVWNGPYTPDDEVTLAEWDAMLVAAVRGGGGGDGGGTGSWLPAMGNSDAHRDPDVVGLPQTVVLADDLTREAIQEGIRAGRSYVAESSRISVSFTATGGKGAHAGIGERLNVAADTPVTVRLEVTGAPGCTVRFVTDQGVLFTSGALPESGAGVAEWRTTAAYAAYVRAEVRHEATAAPLPGALAAFTNPVFLGGQG
- a CDS encoding DUF4344 domain-containing metallopeptidase, coding for MKALGKRRGRGHTALQAATLPLLLAFTTACQTTTPAERPSTGGASFSIRYAQPSSSDAADAEFLRKRKLPEEAARSVTALVDVSPPVAMVVRSCNGEGSAYDPDTRRVEVCYDEISETRDLYQEAGQPLSEDTLSAVMLETLFHESAHAVLDALDLKGSGREEDFADQFAALMLLRQGVRGEDRLLAAAETWRLSAITYENVDDGRADEHSTDHQRAVNHLCYVYGAAPARHRSLVDTHALPTDRARGCTGEWKTVQTTWLNTLGRHAKHDAG
- a CDS encoding MarR family winged helix-turn-helix transcriptional regulator; this encodes MKPITMKPIGYWLNRTDKALTRYMNGMLDEFGLTRTAWQVLNVIRDTPDAADTDVHTALAPNADLCTLTAAIDTVLADDWATRPAPGRLELTANGRRRLVAVEDRISAFRELSMTGITAEEYRTAVSVLACMTHNLETR
- a CDS encoding SDR family oxidoreductase, with product MTILITGARGKVGQAVVNRLHAVGLPVRAASAKPAELAAPTGVEVAEVDLSRSETFPAALDGVRQVFLYPQPDGIDAFVETARAAGVEHVVLLSSSSVLAPDAETDPLASHSLHVERALTASGLPCTLLRPDAFASNALGWSYFIGHDLPIQLAYPEAHIAPIHPEDIADIAVEALTDTALRGRALTLTGCQSLTFREQIVVLSEVLDRDIRVETITHEQAEQQMSRFMPAPMAGSLLALWAAASAGPAPIADTTRTLLGTPARTFRQWATENAAAFTAFTAR